A section of the Jaculus jaculus isolate mJacJac1 chromosome 6, mJacJac1.mat.Y.cur, whole genome shotgun sequence genome encodes:
- the Tfrc gene encoding transferrin receptor protein 1 has product MMDQARSAFSNLFGGEPLSYTRFSLARQVDGDNSHVEMKLAVDEEENADHNVRANVTKPKKFNGRICYATIAVIIFFLIGFMIGYLGYCKRVAPKDECERLAETDTYKLDNFKTEEDVPQLPSRLYWEDLKAMLSEKLNPIDFTNTIRQLNQNTFVPRDAGSQEDENLANFIEDQFHDLKLSKVWRNEHYVKIQVKDSIVRNSVTITNTNGTMGYLVENPEGYVAYSKAATVIGKLVHANFGTKEDFESLNSAANGSLVIVRAGKITFAEKVANAESFNAIGVLIYMDQTKFPIIQAEVPLFGHAHLGTGDPYTPGFPSFNHTQFPPSQSSGLPNIPVQTISRKCAEDLFQSMERACPSSWRTDSSCRQVSSQNRNVKLTVANTLKEIKIRNIFGVIKGFEEPDRYVVVGAQRDSWGPGAAKSSVGTALLLELAQTFSDMVLKGGFRPSRSIIFASWSAGDFGAVGATEWLEGYLTTLHSKAFTYINLDKVVLGAKKFKVSASPMLYKLIEKTMQDVKHPLDGQPLYRDSNWANKVEKLSFDDAAFPFLAYSGIPAVSFHFCEDTEYPYLGTTMDTYEVLIKEITQLNKLVRAAAEVAGQFIIKLTHDIELNLDYEMYNSKILSFVKDLMQFRADIKAMGLSLQWLYSARGDYFRATSRLTTDFHNAEKTNRFIMKEINDRIMKVEYHFLSPYVSPREAPFRHIFWGSGPHTLSALIENLKLRQKNDSAFNETLLRNQLALATWTIQGVANALSGDIWDIDNEF; this is encoded by the exons ATGATGGATCAAGCCAGATCAGCATTCTCTAATTTG TTTGGTGGAGAACCACTGTCATATACCCGGTTTAGCCTGGCTCGGCAAGTAGATGGAGATAATAGTCACGTGGAGATGAAACTAGCTGTAGATGAAGAAGAAAATGCTGACCATAACGTGAGGGCAAatgtcacaaaaccaaaaaagtttaATGGAAGGATCTGCTACGCAACTATTGCAGTAATCATCTTTTTCTTGATTG gATTTATGATTGGTTACCTGGGCTATTGTAAACGTGTAGCACCAAAAGATGAGTGCGAAAGACTGGCAGAAACGGATACATACAAGTTAGATAACTTCAAGACAGAAGAAGACGTTCCTCAACTACCTTCTCGCTTATATTGGGAAGACCTCAAAGCAATGCTGTCAGAGAAACTGAATCCCATAGATTTTACTAATACCATCAG GCAGCTGAACCAAAATACATTTGTCCCTCGTGACGCTGGTTCTCAAGAAGATGAAAATCTTGCCAATTTTATTGAAGATCAGTTCCATGATTTAAAACTCAGCAAAGTGTGGCGTAATGAACACTATGTTAAGATACAGGTCAAAGACAG cattgttCGAAACTCAGTGACCATAACGAATACAAATGGTACCATGGGATACCTAGTGGAGAATCCTGAGGGCTACGTGGCATATAGTAAAGCTGCAACAGTTATT GGTAAACTGGTCCATGCTAATTTTGGcactaaagaagactttgaaagtTTAAACTCTGCCGCAAATGGATCACTAGTGATTGTTAGAGCAGGAAAAATCACTTTTGCAGAAAAG gTTGCAAATGCTGAAAGCTTTAATGCAATTGGTGTCTTGATATACATGGACCAGACTAAATTTCCTATTATTCAGGCAGAGGTTCCACTATTTGGACAT GCTCATCTAGGAACAGGAGATCCCTACACACCTGGATTCCCTTCTTTCAATCATACGCAGTTTCCACCATCTCAGTCATCAGGATTGCCTAATATTCCTGTCCAAACAATTTCCAGAAAATGTGCAGAAGACCTGTTTCA AAGCATGGAAAGAGCCTGCCCTTCTAGTTGGAGAACAGACTCTTCATGTAGGCAGGTATCTTCACAGAATCGGAATGTGAAGCTCACTGTGGCCAATACACTGAAAGAGATAAAAATACGTAACATCTTTGGAGTTATTAAAGGTTTTGAGGAACCAG atCGCTATGTTGTAGTGGGGGCACAGCGGGATTCTTGGGGCCCTGGAGCTGCAAAGTCTAGCGTCGGAACAGCTCTTCTGCTGGAACTTGCCCAGACATTCTCAGATATGGTCTTAAAAG GTGGGTTTAGACCCAGCAGAAGTATTATCTTTGCAAGCTGGAGTGCTGGAGACTTTGGAGCTGTTGGTGCCACAGAATGGCTAGAG gGATACCTTACTACTTTACATTCAAAGGCTTTCACTTATATTAATCTGGATAAAGTTGTTCTTG GTGCCAAGAAGTTCAAGGTCTCTGCCAGCCCAATGCTGTACAAACTTATTGAGAAGACAATGCAAGAT gtcAAGCATCCACTTGATGGACAACCTCTATATCGGGACAGCAATTGGGCCAACAAAGT TGAGAAGCTCTCTTTCGATGATGCTGCTTTCCCTTTCCTTGCATATTCTGGAATTCCAGcagtttctttccatttttgtgAG GACACAGAATATCCTTATTTGGGCACTACCATGGATACCTACGAAGTTCTGATTAAGGAAATTACTCAGCTGAACAAACTGGTACGTGCAGCAGCTGAAGTAGCTGGTCAGTTCATAATTAAACTTACCCACGATATTGAACTGAACCTGGACTATGAAATGTATAACAGCAAGATACTGTCATTTGTGAAGGATCTGATGCAATTCAGAGCAGACATAAAG GCAATGGGTctgagtctgcagtggctgtattCTGCTCGTGGAGATTATTTCCGTGCTACATCCAGACTGACAACAGATTTCCATAATGCTGAGAAAACAAATAGATTCATCATGAAGGAGATTAATGATCGTATCATGAAA GTGGAATATCACTTCCTCTCACCCTATGTATCTCCAAGAGAGGCTCCTTTCCGACACATCTTCTGGGGCTCTGGGCCTCACACTCTGTCAGCTTTAATAGAGAACTTGAAGCTGCGTCAGAAAAATGATAGTGCTTTTAATGAAACATTGTTGAGAAACCAGTTGGCTCTAGCAACTTGGACTATTCAAGGAGTTGCAAATGCCCTTTCTGGTGACATTTGGGATATTGACAATGAGTTTTAA